One stretch of Pseudomonadota bacterium DNA includes these proteins:
- a CDS encoding PAS domain S-box protein, which yields GFQGTIRDITERKRAEEAMMVSEQRYRSIFENSVEGIFQTRPDGKLITVNPAMVIMFGFASPEEMISGIDDVGKRLYVNPEDRLRYKKALEEQGIIQGFERQHYHKDGSKFWVSVNARAVRDSTGKVLLYEGTVEDITSRKTADEVLKENTEKLRKSLLGTIRAISMIVETRDPYTAGHQRKVSNLATVVAQDMGLPKDTVDNIRMAGIIHDIGKISVPAEILSKPGILTHLEMDLIKIHSQSGYDILKDVELPYPIAEIVLQHHERMDGSGYPQGLKGDQILLEAKIISVADVVEAIASHRPYRPAKGIDAALEEIEKNKGILYDSKIVEACLKLFREKGFTFE from the coding sequence GGGTTCCAGGGAACGATCCGGGATATTACCGAGCGCAAGCGGGCGGAGGAAGCTATGATGGTAAGTGAACAAAGATACCGCTCTATATTTGAAAACTCTGTAGAGGGCATCTTCCAGACCAGGCCGGATGGAAAACTTATAACAGTCAATCCTGCAATGGTAATAATGTTCGGGTTTGCATCGCCGGAAGAGATGATATCGGGTATTGACGATGTCGGTAAGCGACTATATGTGAACCCTGAAGACAGGTTGAGGTATAAAAAGGCTCTTGAGGAACAGGGTATTATTCAAGGTTTTGAAAGACAACACTATCACAAAGACGGAAGTAAATTCTGGGTTTCAGTTAATGCCCGTGCTGTTCGGGACTCGACAGGCAAAGTGCTCCTTTATGAGGGAACGGTAGAAGATATAACCAGCCGTAAAACAGCCGATGAAGTATTAAAAGAAAACACGGAAAAACTCAGAAAATCCTTATTGGGAACTATAAGGGCAATATCCATGATAGTTGAGACACGTGATCCCTACACTGCAGGTCATCAGAGGAAGGTATCAAACCTTGCGACGGTAGTCGCGCAGGATATGGGACTCCCGAAAGATACAGTCGATAATATCCGTATGGCCGGTATTATCCATGACATAGGCAAGATATCAGTACCTGCTGAAATTTTAAGTAAGCCCGGCATATTAACACACTTAGAAATGGACCTCATTAAGATTCACTCCCAATCAGGATATGACATATTAAAAGATGTTGAATTGCCCTATCCTATTGCAGAGATAGTCCTTCAGCACCATGAGCGCATGGACGGTTCAGGCTATCCGCAGGGTCTCAAAGGTGACCAGATCCTCCTCGAGGCTAAGATTATCTCTGTCGCAGATGTGGTAGAGGCAATAGCATCCCACCGTCCCTACAGACCTGCTAAAGGCATAGATGCAGCCCTTGAAGAGATTGAAAAAAACAAAGGTATTCTTTATGATTCGAAGATAGTGGAGGCGTGTCTTAAACTGTTCAGAGAGAAAGGGTTTACGTTTGAATGA